In Listeria monocytogenes, the following proteins share a genomic window:
- the cysS gene encoding cysteine--tRNA ligase codes for MSIQIFNTLKREKEPFKPLKDGEVKMYVCGPTVYNYIHIGNARPIIVFDTVRRYFTYRGYDVKFVSNFTDVDDKLIRAANELKLTVPEVADRFIGAYFDDVDQLNVAKATVNPRVTENMDEIIQLISTLIEKGYAYESAGDVYFRTKKFKDYGKLSGQELSELQHGARVEYNERKQDELDFTLWKAAKPGEIFWESPFGNGRPGWHIECSALAKKYLGDTIDIHAGGQDLVFPHHEDEIAQSEAATGKTFANYWMHNAFLNIDGEKMSKSLGNFITLHDVLKDNDPNVIRFFMLSVHYRKPITLNDAILEDAKNGLERLMIAYQNIDHRIQTDDGEYVEEAHEDEWLEQLTELKQAFEDDMDDDFNTANAITTFHELAKRANIYLAKETVSINVLREFLSMMRLFAEVLGLKLENTQTDSLDDSEVEALIEERLQARNERNFARADEIRDILKEKNIILEDTAQGTRFRRG; via the coding sequence TTGTCGATACAAATTTTTAATACGTTAAAACGAGAGAAAGAGCCTTTTAAACCACTAAAAGATGGCGAAGTGAAAATGTACGTTTGCGGACCGACTGTGTATAACTACATTCATATCGGAAATGCGCGACCAATTATTGTTTTTGATACAGTTCGACGTTATTTTACGTATCGTGGTTATGATGTGAAATTCGTGTCTAATTTTACGGATGTAGATGATAAATTGATTCGTGCGGCTAATGAACTTAAATTGACGGTTCCGGAAGTGGCGGATCGCTTTATTGGGGCTTACTTTGATGATGTGGATCAACTAAATGTGGCGAAAGCGACTGTGAATCCACGTGTAACAGAAAATATGGATGAAATTATTCAATTAATCAGCACGCTAATCGAAAAAGGCTATGCGTATGAGTCGGCTGGCGATGTGTATTTCCGGACGAAAAAATTCAAAGATTACGGGAAACTATCTGGCCAAGAATTATCGGAATTGCAGCACGGGGCTCGGGTTGAATATAATGAGCGTAAGCAAGATGAGCTTGATTTCACGCTTTGGAAAGCGGCTAAACCGGGTGAAATTTTCTGGGAAAGTCCGTTTGGTAATGGGCGCCCGGGTTGGCATATTGAATGCTCGGCGCTTGCGAAAAAATATCTTGGTGACACGATTGATATTCATGCGGGCGGGCAAGATTTAGTATTTCCTCACCATGAGGATGAGATTGCTCAATCCGAAGCGGCAACTGGGAAAACGTTCGCGAACTACTGGATGCATAATGCCTTTTTAAATATTGATGGGGAAAAAATGTCCAAATCACTTGGGAATTTTATTACGCTGCATGATGTGCTAAAAGACAATGATCCAAATGTGATTCGTTTCTTCATGCTATCTGTACATTACCGGAAGCCAATTACGCTGAATGATGCTATTTTAGAAGATGCGAAAAATGGTTTGGAACGATTAATGATTGCATACCAAAATATTGATCATCGTATTCAAACAGATGACGGTGAATATGTGGAAGAAGCGCATGAGGACGAGTGGCTAGAACAGCTAACGGAATTAAAACAAGCTTTTGAAGATGATATGGATGATGATTTCAATACAGCGAATGCAATTACTACTTTTCACGAACTTGCAAAGCGTGCCAATATTTATTTGGCTAAAGAAACTGTTTCTATCAACGTTCTGCGCGAATTCTTAAGCATGATGCGTTTGTTTGCGGAAGTGTTAGGTTTAAAATTAGAGAATACGCAAACAGATTCGCTGGATGATAGCGAAGTAGAAGCGTTAATCGAAGAACGTCTGCAAGCGCGAAATGAACGTAATTTTGCACGTGCTGATGAAATTCGAGACATTTTAAAAGAAAAAAATATTATTTTGGAAGACACTGCGCAAGGCACGCGGTTTAGACGGGGGTAA
- the rpmG gene encoding 50S ribosomal protein L33 translates to MKKKTSLACSECGSRNYTVNVSGTQKETRLEVKKFCRHCNKHTLHRETK, encoded by the coding sequence ATGAAGAAGAAAACATCCCTCGCTTGTTCTGAGTGTGGTTCAAGAAACTATACAGTCAATGTTAGCGGGACGCAGAAAGAAACGCGTTTAGAAGTGAAGAAATTCTGCCGACACTGCAATAAACATACATTACATCGAGAAACAAAATAG
- a CDS encoding RNA polymerase sporulation sigma factor SigH, with product MDNSVNQEELAMLELARSGDTEALEYFFSKYQSVIYWKSTQYFLQGAERDDLIQEAMIGLFKAIRDYDKTKEASFRSFAEMCINRQLLSAVKRASRQKNIPLNNSVSLDTPMAEDDVDWTLLDVISEKAAETPEDFLIKNEDLIHVARQLEQVTSEFEKEVLKQYLEGKSYQEMALYFNKKEKAIDNALQRVKKKMMKQLE from the coding sequence GTGGATAATTCAGTGAATCAAGAAGAACTTGCGATGCTCGAACTAGCGAGAAGCGGTGATACAGAAGCGTTAGAATATTTTTTCAGTAAGTATCAATCGGTTATTTACTGGAAATCAACCCAATATTTTCTGCAAGGTGCGGAGCGGGACGATTTAATCCAAGAAGCGATGATTGGTCTTTTCAAAGCAATTCGGGATTACGATAAAACAAAAGAAGCTTCTTTTCGATCTTTTGCAGAAATGTGTATTAACAGACAGCTTCTTTCGGCGGTGAAGCGGGCATCTAGGCAGAAAAATATCCCCCTTAATAATTCTGTTTCACTAGACACACCAATGGCTGAGGACGATGTAGACTGGACGTTATTAGATGTCATTTCCGAAAAAGCAGCCGAAACGCCAGAAGACTTTTTAATTAAAAATGAAGATTTAATACATGTAGCACGTCAACTAGAACAAGTCACAAGCGAATTTGAAAAAGAAGTGTTAAAACAATATTTAGAAGGCAAGAGCTATCAAGAAATGGCACTTTACTTCAATAAAAAAGAGAAAGCAATTGATAATGCTCTGCAACGCGTGAAAAAGAAAATGATGAAACAGCTAGAATGA
- the rplL gene encoding 50S ribosomal protein L7/L12, whose protein sequence is MALNIEEIIASVKEASVLELNDLVKAIEEEFGVTAAAPVAVAAAGGGAAEQTEFTVELASAGDSKIKVIKVVREITGLGLKEAKELVDNAPKALKEGVAKDEAEEIKAKLEEVGANVEVK, encoded by the coding sequence ATGGCTTTAAACATTGAAGAAATCATTGCTTCCGTAAAAGAAGCATCTGTATTAGAACTTAACGATTTAGTAAAAGCAATCGAAGAAGAATTTGGCGTAACTGCTGCTGCTCCTGTAGCTGTAGCTGCTGCTGGTGGCGGTGCTGCTGAGCAAACTGAATTCACTGTAGAACTAGCTTCTGCTGGAGATTCTAAAATCAAAGTAATCAAAGTGGTTCGTGAAATCACTGGTCTTGGCTTAAAAGAAGCTAAAGAATTAGTTGACAACGCTCCTAAAGCTCTTAAAGAAGGCGTTGCTAAAGACGAAGCTGAAGAAATCAAAGCTAAACTTGAAGAAGTTGGCGCTAACGTAGAAGTTAAGTAA
- a CDS encoding Mini-ribonuclease 3, translated as MAEVKEYKQLNGLALAYMGDAVYEKFIREYLLAAGKTKPNQLHKTATKFVSAKGQAVALKAMIAEGFLTEEEDRIAKRGRNAKSYTVPKNTDPGTYSMSTSFEAVLGYLYLAGEVERLQEWMEKALEIVEKGVENN; from the coding sequence ATGGCAGAAGTGAAAGAATACAAACAACTTAATGGCCTCGCGCTTGCTTACATGGGTGACGCAGTTTATGAAAAATTTATTCGCGAATATTTACTTGCTGCTGGAAAAACAAAACCGAATCAGTTGCACAAAACGGCGACAAAATTCGTTTCTGCAAAAGGGCAAGCTGTGGCGCTAAAAGCTATGATTGCGGAAGGCTTTTTGACGGAAGAAGAAGATAGAATTGCAAAGCGTGGGCGTAATGCCAAGTCGTATACAGTGCCTAAAAATACTGACCCTGGAACTTACAGTATGTCCACATCTTTTGAAGCGGTGCTAGGTTATCTTTACTTAGCCGGTGAAGTGGAACGTTTACAAGAATGGATGGAAAAGGCGCTTGAAATAGTAGAAAAAGGAGTGGAAAACAACTAA
- the rplK gene encoding 50S ribosomal protein L11: protein MAKKVIKEVKLQIPAGKANPAPPVGPALGQAGVNIMGFCKEFNARTADQAGLIIPVVITVFEDRSFTFITKTPPAAVLLKKAAKVEKGSGEPNKTKVASVTRAQVQEIAETKMPDLNAANVESAMLMVEGTARSMGITIQD, encoded by the coding sequence GTGGCAAAAAAAGTGATTAAAGAAGTTAAACTTCAAATTCCAGCAGGTAAAGCAAATCCTGCACCTCCAGTTGGACCTGCATTAGGTCAAGCTGGCGTAAACATCATGGGATTCTGTAAAGAGTTTAATGCTCGCACAGCCGATCAAGCTGGTCTTATTATTCCTGTTGTGATCACTGTATTTGAAGACCGTTCGTTTACGTTCATCACTAAAACTCCACCAGCAGCTGTATTACTTAAAAAAGCAGCTAAAGTGGAAAAAGGATCCGGTGAACCAAACAAAACAAAAGTTGCATCTGTAACTCGCGCTCAAGTACAGGAAATTGCTGAAACAAAAATGCCAGACCTTAACGCTGCAAATGTTGAATCTGCAATGCTAATGGTTGAAGGTACTGCACGTTCTATGGGTATCACTATCCAAGACTAA
- the epsC gene encoding serine O-acetyltransferase EpsC: MPTRLKEDIATIIKNDPATKSFFDAFLTNPGLHALWWHRVANFFYRHKMVLFGKVLSQTARFWTNIEIHPGATIGRRLFIDHGAGIVIGETAEIGDDVTIFHGVTLGGTGKDCGKRHPTVGDGALVSAGAKVLGPVEIGAGARIGAGAVVLKDVPPGATVVGIPAKVVRLNGRTVGHAVPKMDELTLRIAELENIVEKLLKEKE, translated from the coding sequence ATGCCAACTCGCTTAAAAGAAGATATTGCAACAATTATAAAGAATGACCCTGCGACGAAGAGCTTTTTTGATGCTTTTTTAACGAATCCGGGATTGCATGCGCTTTGGTGGCATCGTGTGGCGAACTTTTTTTATCGTCACAAAATGGTTTTGTTTGGAAAAGTATTATCGCAGACCGCTCGTTTCTGGACTAATATAGAGATTCATCCAGGCGCAACTATTGGTAGAAGGCTTTTTATTGATCATGGTGCAGGAATTGTTATTGGTGAAACAGCAGAAATTGGTGATGATGTAACGATATTCCACGGAGTTACGCTAGGTGGAACTGGGAAAGATTGTGGGAAACGCCATCCGACTGTCGGTGACGGGGCGCTCGTTTCGGCGGGAGCGAAAGTACTTGGGCCGGTGGAAATTGGAGCAGGAGCGCGTATTGGCGCAGGAGCTGTCGTTTTAAAAGATGTACCACCAGGCGCGACGGTTGTTGGGATTCCTGCTAAGGTTGTTCGTTTGAATGGTCGTACGGTAGGACATGCGGTTCCTAAAATGGATGAACTGACATTACGAATTGCGGAATTAGAAAATATAGTAGAAAAACTTTTGAAGGAAAAGGAGTAG
- the ispF gene encoding 2-C-methyl-D-erythritol 2,4-cyclodiphosphate synthase yields MIRIGQGYDVHKLAYDRELIVGGIKIPYEKGLLGHSDADVLLHAITDAIIGAIGAGDIGHFFPDTDMAFKDADSAELLAEIWQKVEADGFRLGNLDATIIAEKPKMAPYVEQMKLRIAELLHADSAQVNVKATTTEKLGFTGREEGIASLAVVLLEK; encoded by the coding sequence ATGATTAGAATTGGCCAAGGTTATGATGTACATAAACTTGCTTATGACCGAGAACTGATTGTTGGCGGGATTAAAATTCCTTATGAGAAAGGGTTACTAGGTCACAGTGATGCGGATGTACTTCTGCATGCTATTACTGATGCTATCATAGGCGCAATTGGTGCTGGCGATATTGGTCATTTTTTTCCGGACACAGATATGGCTTTTAAAGATGCGGATTCAGCTGAGCTACTTGCGGAAATTTGGCAGAAGGTAGAGGCGGATGGTTTTCGTCTTGGAAATCTAGATGCTACTATTATTGCTGAAAAGCCAAAAATGGCGCCATATGTTGAGCAGATGAAGCTTCGGATTGCGGAGTTGCTACATGCGGATTCAGCCCAAGTGAATGTAAAGGCGACTACGACCGAGAAATTAGGGTTTACTGGTCGGGAAGAAGGCATCGCAAGTCTAGCCGTTGTCTTACTTGAAAAATAA
- the secE gene encoding preprotein translocase subunit SecE — protein sequence MSAIARFFRNVSSEMHKVTWPTRKELLTYTVTVVITVVLFALFFMLIDFGIEQIIKLIV from the coding sequence ATGTCTGCAATAGCAAGATTCTTTCGGAATGTTTCATCCGAAATGCACAAAGTTACGTGGCCAACTAGAAAAGAACTTTTAACATACACAGTAACAGTAGTTATTACAGTAGTTTTATTTGCTCTATTCTTTATGTTAATTGATTTCGGTATCGAACAAATTATTAAACTTATCGTGTAG
- the rplA gene encoding 50S ribosomal protein L1 gives MAKKGKKYQDALKQIDANKVYTAEEAVELAKKIDFAKFDATVEVAFRLGVDPKKADQQIRGAVVLPNGTGKTQRVLVFAKGEKAKEAEAAGADYVGESEFVEKINQGWFEFDVIVATPDMMGEVGKLGRVLGPKGLMPNPKTGTVTMDVTKAVNEIKAGKVEYRVDKAGNVHAAIGKVSFDAAKLVENFRTVNDVLQKAKPAAAKGTYVKNLSVTTTFGPGIKVDPASL, from the coding sequence ATGGCTAAGAAAGGCAAAAAGTATCAAGATGCTTTAAAACAAATTGATGCAAACAAAGTTTACACTGCAGAAGAAGCAGTTGAACTTGCTAAAAAAATTGACTTCGCTAAATTCGATGCAACTGTTGAAGTAGCATTCCGTCTTGGCGTTGACCCTAAAAAAGCGGACCAACAAATCCGCGGTGCTGTTGTATTACCAAACGGTACTGGTAAAACTCAACGCGTATTAGTATTCGCAAAAGGTGAAAAAGCTAAAGAAGCTGAGGCTGCTGGAGCTGATTACGTTGGTGAATCTGAATTCGTTGAAAAAATCAACCAAGGTTGGTTTGAATTTGACGTTATCGTTGCTACACCTGACATGATGGGTGAAGTTGGTAAATTAGGCCGTGTCCTTGGACCAAAAGGTTTAATGCCAAACCCTAAAACTGGTACAGTAACTATGGACGTAACTAAAGCAGTTAACGAAATTAAAGCTGGTAAAGTAGAATACCGTGTTGATAAAGCTGGTAACGTACACGCTGCAATCGGTAAAGTATCTTTTGATGCTGCTAAACTAGTAGAAAACTTCCGTACTGTGAATGACGTTCTACAAAAAGCAAAACCTGCTGCTGCGAAAGGTACTTACGTGAAAAATCTTTCCGTAACAACTACTTTCGGACCTGGAATCAAAGTCGACCCAGCAAGCTTATAA
- the nusG gene encoding transcription termination/antitermination protein NusG, which translates to MEKNWYVVHTYSGYENKVKANLEKRVESMGMSDKIFRVIVPEEEETEVKNGKTKTIKRKVFPGYVLVEIVMTDDSWYVVRNTPGVTGFVGSAGSGSKPTPLLPEEADRILKSMGMVEKRAEADFEIGETVMVKEGPFADFSGKVDEMDNDKGKAKVMVNMFGRETPVEVDFNQIEKL; encoded by the coding sequence ATGGAAAAAAATTGGTATGTAGTGCATACTTACTCCGGTTATGAAAATAAAGTCAAAGCAAACTTAGAAAAACGTGTAGAATCAATGGGCATGTCCGATAAAATTTTCCGAGTTATCGTACCGGAAGAAGAAGAAACAGAAGTAAAAAATGGTAAAACAAAAACAATTAAACGTAAAGTTTTCCCTGGTTATGTATTAGTAGAAATCGTTATGACAGATGATTCTTGGTATGTTGTTCGTAATACCCCTGGTGTTACAGGCTTCGTTGGTTCAGCAGGTTCTGGATCAAAACCAACACCATTACTTCCAGAAGAAGCGGATCGTATTCTTAAAAGCATGGGCATGGTGGAAAAACGTGCGGAAGCTGACTTTGAAATCGGCGAAACAGTTATGGTCAAAGAAGGGCCATTTGCTGACTTCTCCGGTAAAGTGGACGAAATGGACAATGACAAAGGTAAAGCGAAAGTCATGGTTAACATGTTCGGACGTGAAACGCCAGTCGAAGTGGATTTCAACCAAATCGAAAAACTTTAA
- the gltX gene encoding glutamate--tRNA ligase: MSETKRVRVRYAPSPTGFLHIGNARTALFNYLFARHNDGDFIIRIEDTDAKRNIADGEESQMTNLKWLGMDWDEGVDVPGKYGPYRQSERQSIYEPLIQQLLDEGLAYKCYCTEEELDAEREKQKANGEMPRYSGKCRHLTKEQQAEKEAQGFKPSIRFKVPANETITFNDMVKDDVSFESNGIGDFVIAKKDGIPTYNFAVAVDDHLMEISHVLRGDDHISNTPKQILIYNAFGWEPPIFGHMTLIVNESRRKLSKRDGSIIQFIEQYRDLGYLPEALFNFIAMLGWSPEGEEEIFSKEEFIKMFDPKRLSKSPALFDNVKLTWVNNQYVKKLPLNDVVELSLPHLQKAGVVSAELNQAELDWVHKLVSLYHEQMSYGAEIVPLSEMFFADAESITFDEEETAVLAEETVPTVISAFKKELEALEVLEAAEVKAAIKRVQKETGVKGKGLFMPIRIVTTGEMHGPELPLAIEVLGREKVLNRLDTWLKNN, translated from the coding sequence GTGAGTGAAACAAAACGAGTACGTGTGCGTTATGCACCAAGTCCAACTGGATTTTTGCATATTGGGAATGCGCGTACTGCCTTATTTAACTATTTATTTGCAAGACATAATGATGGAGATTTTATCATTCGAATTGAAGACACGGATGCGAAACGTAACATAGCTGACGGTGAAGAAAGTCAAATGACAAATTTGAAATGGCTAGGTATGGACTGGGATGAAGGCGTGGATGTTCCTGGAAAATACGGACCTTACCGTCAATCGGAACGTCAGTCCATTTATGAACCGCTAATTCAACAACTTTTAGATGAAGGCTTGGCTTATAAATGTTATTGTACGGAAGAAGAGCTGGATGCTGAACGTGAAAAACAAAAAGCAAATGGTGAAATGCCTCGTTATAGTGGGAAATGTCGTCATTTAACAAAAGAACAACAAGCGGAGAAAGAAGCACAAGGTTTTAAACCAAGTATTCGTTTCAAAGTGCCAGCAAATGAAACAATTACTTTCAATGATATGGTGAAAGACGATGTTTCGTTTGAATCAAATGGAATTGGCGATTTTGTTATTGCGAAAAAAGACGGGATTCCGACTTATAACTTCGCTGTAGCAGTGGATGACCATTTAATGGAAATCTCTCATGTTCTTCGTGGGGATGACCATATTTCGAATACGCCTAAACAAATTTTGATTTATAATGCATTTGGCTGGGAGCCGCCAATTTTTGGTCATATGACACTTATTGTGAATGAGAGCAGACGTAAATTAAGTAAACGTGACGGTTCGATTATTCAATTTATCGAACAATATCGCGATTTAGGATATTTACCAGAAGCATTATTTAACTTTATTGCTATGCTTGGTTGGTCTCCAGAAGGGGAAGAAGAAATTTTCTCTAAAGAAGAATTCATTAAAATGTTTGATCCAAAACGTTTATCTAAATCACCAGCGTTGTTCGATAATGTTAAATTAACATGGGTGAATAACCAATATGTGAAAAAATTACCGCTAAATGATGTAGTAGAACTTTCTTTACCTCATTTACAAAAAGCGGGTGTTGTATCTGCTGAGCTAAATCAAGCTGAACTTGATTGGGTGCACAAATTAGTGTCACTTTATCATGAGCAAATGAGCTATGGTGCGGAAATTGTGCCACTTTCAGAAATGTTCTTTGCGGATGCAGAGTCAATTACGTTTGATGAAGAAGAGACAGCGGTGCTTGCGGAAGAAACAGTTCCAACCGTTATTTCGGCTTTCAAAAAAGAACTAGAAGCACTAGAAGTTCTTGAAGCTGCGGAAGTAAAAGCAGCAATCAAGCGTGTCCAAAAGGAAACTGGCGTAAAAGGTAAAGGTCTATTTATGCCAATTCGTATCGTAACTACGGGTGAAATGCATGGTCCTGAATTGCCACTTGCAATCGAAGTTCTTGGTCGTGAAAAAGTGCTTAATCGTTTGGATACATGGTTGAAAAATAATTAA
- the rplJ gene encoding 50S ribosomal protein L10: MSKVLEAKQSAVEEIKTKLSASASTVIVDYRGLNVGEITELRKQLRDAGIEFKVYKNSLTRRAVEANGYEGLEGALTGPNAIAFSNEDVVAPAKILNDFAKDHEALEIKAGVIEGKVASLEEIKALATLPSREGLLSMLCNVLQAPVRGLAIATKAVADQKEGQEA; the protein is encoded by the coding sequence ATGAGTAAAGTTCTTGAAGCTAAACAAAGTGCAGTAGAAGAAATTAAAACAAAATTATCAGCTAGTGCGTCTACAGTAATTGTTGATTACCGCGGCTTAAACGTTGGCGAAATCACTGAATTACGTAAACAATTGCGTGATGCTGGTATTGAGTTTAAAGTTTACAAAAACTCACTAACTCGCCGTGCTGTTGAAGCTAACGGTTATGAAGGTTTAGAAGGAGCTCTAACTGGTCCTAACGCAATCGCATTCAGTAATGAAGACGTAGTTGCGCCTGCGAAAATCCTTAACGATTTCGCTAAAGATCATGAAGCACTAGAAATCAAAGCCGGTGTTATTGAAGGTAAAGTTGCTTCTCTTGAAGAAATTAAAGCACTTGCAACACTTCCATCACGCGAAGGATTGCTATCTATGCTTTGCAACGTACTTCAAGCTCCAGTTCGCGGTCTTGCTATCGCTACTAAAGCTGTTGCTGACCAAAAAGAAGGACAAGAAGCATAA
- a CDS encoding NYN domain-containing protein: MEQILLVDGYNVIGAWPELSFLKDRDLEAARDKLVEWMAEYQSYTGYRVVVVFDAQFVRGVKRKSKKYQVEVVFTHEDETADEYIEQKAIEWKNVRTQIMVATSDYTEQWAIFGQGALRISSRELLFEIQEMSKQIGQKIKRIQEEMPKSNLNLDSDVISQLEKWRRGEE; encoded by the coding sequence ATGGAACAAATTCTGCTTGTTGACGGGTATAATGTGATTGGGGCTTGGCCAGAACTTAGTTTCTTGAAAGATCGTGATTTGGAAGCGGCAAGAGATAAACTTGTAGAGTGGATGGCGGAATATCAAAGTTATACAGGATATCGGGTGGTGGTCGTTTTTGATGCACAGTTTGTCCGGGGCGTGAAGCGTAAAAGTAAGAAGTATCAGGTAGAAGTAGTTTTTACGCATGAGGATGAAACGGCAGATGAGTACATCGAACAAAAAGCGATTGAATGGAAAAACGTGCGGACGCAAATTATGGTAGCAACATCTGACTATACAGAACAGTGGGCTATTTTTGGACAAGGTGCACTACGAATTTCATCCCGAGAGTTACTTTTTGAAATTCAAGAAATGAGTAAACAAATCGGACAGAAAATCAAGCGAATTCAGGAAGAAATGCCGAAATCAAACCTTAATCTGGATTCTGATGTCATTTCACAGCTCGAAAAGTGGAGAAGAGGCGAGGAGTAA
- a CDS encoding Imm63 family immunity protein yields the protein MDKAKQIYLEFKREADFLELDFPLFLGDGPGFGELCMDYSEQDGYMLYGYERGIRNSEFKTTDLEEFKYEVFLHICWYMGMEFELRHRKEDMRHDDNILEADTRKVAFEKTLQLLKMVNPAWIDKAAQGYTAYLNLWRENKNVYFDKEAMKFKVNL from the coding sequence ATGGACAAAGCAAAGCAAATTTATCTAGAGTTTAAACGAGAAGCCGATTTTTTAGAGCTCGATTTTCCGTTGTTTTTAGGTGACGGGCCAGGTTTTGGCGAGCTTTGTATGGATTATAGTGAACAAGATGGCTATATGCTCTATGGTTACGAACGTGGCATACGAAATAGTGAATTTAAAACAACAGACTTGGAAGAATTTAAATACGAGGTTTTCTTGCATATTTGTTGGTACATGGGAATGGAGTTTGAACTGCGCCACCGGAAAGAAGACATGCGGCACGACGATAATATTTTAGAAGCAGACACCAGAAAAGTTGCTTTTGAAAAAACATTACAACTACTAAAAATGGTGAATCCGGCATGGATAGATAAGGCAGCACAAGGTTACACGGCGTATTTGAATTTATGGCGTGAAAATAAAAATGTTTATTTCGATAAAGAAGCAATGAAATTTAAAGTAAATTTATAA
- the rlmB gene encoding 23S rRNA (guanosine(2251)-2'-O)-methyltransferase RlmB, with product MEQENEQEWIGGRNPVLEVLRSDRDIHKIYVQEGSQKGVLKQVLTLAKDRKIQVQFVPKQKIEKVVSGAHQGVAAQVAAYQYAELDDLFAAAEAKDEMPFFIILDELEDPHNLGSIMRTADSVGAHGIIIPKRRSVGLTQTVAKASTGAMEYVPVVRVTNMVRTMEELQKRGLWIFGTDAKGSSDYRTMDVDMPLAIVIGSEGFGMSRLVREKCDFLVHLPMRGKVTSLNASVAASLLLYEVYRKRFPLEK from the coding sequence ATGGAACAAGAAAATGAGCAAGAGTGGATTGGCGGGAGAAATCCTGTTCTTGAAGTATTACGATCTGATAGAGATATCCATAAAATATACGTGCAAGAAGGTTCACAAAAAGGCGTATTAAAACAAGTCTTAACATTAGCGAAAGACCGGAAAATTCAAGTTCAATTTGTACCTAAACAAAAGATTGAAAAAGTAGTAAGCGGTGCTCATCAAGGTGTTGCAGCTCAAGTGGCGGCTTATCAATATGCGGAGTTAGACGATTTATTCGCTGCTGCTGAAGCGAAAGATGAAATGCCATTTTTCATTATTTTGGATGAATTAGAAGATCCACACAACTTAGGATCAATTATGCGTACAGCGGATTCTGTTGGAGCACATGGGATTATTATTCCAAAACGTCGCTCTGTAGGTTTGACGCAAACTGTAGCCAAAGCAAGTACTGGAGCGATGGAGTATGTTCCGGTGGTTCGCGTAACGAATATGGTGCGGACAATGGAAGAACTACAAAAACGCGGACTTTGGATTTTTGGAACAGATGCGAAAGGTAGTAGCGATTACCGGACGATGGATGTGGATATGCCGCTTGCTATTGTTATTGGTAGCGAAGGGTTTGGCATGAGCCGCTTAGTACGTGAAAAATGTGATTTCCTCGTTCATTTACCAATGCGTGGAAAAGTTACTTCACTTAATGCGTCAGTTGCAGCTAGTTTGTTACTTTATGAAGTTTATCGGAAACGTTTCCCTCTGGAGAAATAA
- a CDS encoding BlaI/MecI/CopY family transcriptional regulator, which produces MAIKSISKSELEVMKIIWDFGRAVQYADVAGKLEEKNYSWKKNTVLTFLTRLVEKNLLSVKKVGRKNEYYALVSENEYLERQTETFVEDIYEGDVKGLITNLVQNDLISPDELEDLQQFWKRMKSPNE; this is translated from the coding sequence ATGGCAATTAAATCTATATCAAAATCTGAATTAGAAGTAATGAAGATTATATGGGATTTTGGAAGAGCGGTTCAGTATGCTGATGTTGCTGGAAAGCTAGAAGAGAAAAATTACTCGTGGAAAAAAAATACGGTACTAACTTTTTTAACGCGCTTGGTTGAGAAAAATTTACTTAGTGTGAAGAAAGTTGGTCGCAAAAACGAATATTACGCGCTTGTAAGTGAAAATGAGTATTTAGAACGACAAACGGAAACCTTTGTAGAAGATATTTATGAAGGGGATGTAAAAGGGTTAATTACAAATTTAGTGCAAAATGATTTAATTTCACCAGACGAACTAGAAGATTTACAACAATTTTGGAAAAGGATGAAATCACCTAATGAATGA